A single genomic interval of Alteromonas sp. CI.11.F.A3 harbors:
- a CDS encoding Spy/CpxP family protein refolding chaperone encodes MKSILIAGLLATTFTLAHNASAAPNGPKMRDHAPGMEMIKTLSRLSLSSEQMNEVKNLVTAFKANHERPDAPPKKPEMSGFASLSESEIRSFVETRMLKQHEQHFAIAELRSQIYRLLSESQRNMLTEFDAKRETKREAAHGLKRGANRGADRSAMRGQPPRGPRLPFEELQLTDEQLTSLETLNATFRETRFQHKVTMDALKDARKALVRSGNFSESAWDALYAEYKDDLVNAAIEDITHKQATYAVLTDAQQVEMQQKRENMDALRRLFSDN; translated from the coding sequence GTGAAATCAATTCTCATTGCTGGGTTATTAGCTACCACTTTTACCCTAGCCCATAACGCTAGTGCGGCCCCCAATGGCCCCAAAATGCGAGATCATGCTCCTGGGATGGAAATGATCAAAACGTTAAGCCGCCTTTCTCTCTCTTCAGAGCAAATGAATGAGGTGAAAAACCTTGTAACCGCGTTTAAGGCCAATCACGAACGGCCAGACGCTCCCCCAAAGAAACCAGAAATGTCCGGTTTCGCCAGCCTGTCGGAAAGTGAAATTCGTAGTTTTGTTGAAACCAGAATGCTGAAACAACACGAGCAGCATTTTGCTATTGCCGAACTTCGCAGTCAGATTTATCGCCTGCTTTCAGAGTCGCAACGCAATATGCTAACCGAGTTTGATGCTAAACGGGAAACTAAGCGAGAAGCAGCCCACGGTCTGAAAAGGGGGGCTAATAGAGGTGCTGACAGAAGTGCTATGCGAGGCCAGCCACCAAGAGGCCCTCGCCTACCGTTTGAAGAACTGCAACTGACTGACGAGCAGCTAACATCACTAGAAACCTTAAACGCCACTTTTCGTGAAACCCGCTTTCAACACAAAGTGACAATGGATGCACTCAAAGACGCTCGAAAAGCTCTTGTAAGAAGTGGCAATTTTTCTGAATCTGCGTGGGATGCTCTTTATGCTGAATATAAAGATGATCTCGTTAACGCAGCAATAGAAGACATTACTCATAAACAAGCCACGTATGCTGTACTGACCGACGCCCAGCAAGTCGAGATGCAGCAAAAGCGCGAAAACATGGACGCGCTTCGCCGTTTGTTTAGCGATAACTAA
- a CDS encoding methylglyoxal synthase, producing the protein MSKLTVALVAHDHKKPELLAWVNNHIEIMKQCDLVATGTTGGLISDETGLEVKRFKSGPLGGDQQIGALIAENRLDALFFFWDPLNAAPHDPDVRALLRLCSVWNVPVACTPATADLMVTSPLFLSSEYKPIKPNF; encoded by the coding sequence ATGAGTAAACTTACCGTTGCGCTGGTGGCTCACGATCATAAAAAGCCCGAATTACTAGCATGGGTGAATAATCACATCGAAATAATGAAGCAGTGTGACCTAGTGGCAACTGGCACTACAGGTGGGCTAATCAGTGATGAAACTGGATTAGAAGTAAAACGGTTTAAAAGTGGTCCACTTGGCGGCGATCAGCAAATTGGTGCATTAATCGCTGAAAACAGACTCGATGCGCTGTTTTTCTTTTGGGATCCGTTAAACGCAGCTCCTCACGACCCTGATGTTCGCGCACTATTGCGATTGTGTTCAGTGTGGAATGTGCCAGTGGCATGTACGCCAGCCACCGCTGATTTAATGGTAACGTCACCGCTCTTCTTGTCGTCTGAATACAAACCCATTAAGCCTAACTTCTAA
- a CDS encoding response regulator transcription factor: protein MNQAVVGFKNMSSEFHLQSILIIDDDNELTDMLATYLSSMGYQIQVSNDGQAGLAEATAGGHYDLILLDVMMPKMDGFDVLKKLRVSHATPVLMLTARGDDYDRILGLELGADDYLPKPFNHRELVARIKAIFRRLALTNSGGTIEQDLIVNELFLSSSSQVAKVGEVEMTLTSTEFSILRLLMLNPGSRVTKEEISLKVLGKSLQAFDRSIDMHVSNLRKKIAAISTIEKIKTIRGVGYMLLSGQ from the coding sequence ATGAATCAAGCCGTCGTAGGTTTCAAAAACATGAGTTCAGAGTTTCATTTACAGTCTATTCTTATTATCGATGATGATAATGAACTAACTGACATGCTAGCCACCTATCTATCAAGTATGGGGTATCAAATTCAGGTCAGTAATGACGGACAGGCAGGGTTGGCGGAAGCGACGGCTGGTGGTCATTATGATCTCATTCTGCTTGATGTCATGATGCCTAAAATGGACGGCTTCGATGTACTTAAGAAGCTAAGAGTGAGTCATGCTACTCCTGTACTTATGTTGACAGCCCGCGGCGACGACTACGACCGCATTCTAGGGTTAGAGCTAGGTGCTGACGATTACTTGCCAAAGCCATTTAATCATAGAGAGCTGGTGGCGCGAATTAAAGCCATATTTCGAAGACTGGCATTGACCAACAGCGGTGGTACCATTGAGCAAGACTTGATTGTGAACGAGCTATTTTTAAGTAGCAGTAGTCAAGTTGCTAAAGTGGGTGAGGTTGAAATGACCTTAACCAGTACAGAGTTTTCTATCCTCCGGTTACTAATGCTAAACCCAGGAAGCCGAGTAACAAAAGAAGAAATTAGTTTGAAGGTTTTAGGTAAATCGCTTCAAGCGTTTGATAGAAGTATCGATATGCATGTGAGTAACTTACGTAAAAAAATAGCCGCTATTAGCACTATCGAAAAAATTAAAACTATTCGTGGTGTGGGTTACATGTTGCTATCTGGTCAATGA
- a CDS encoding ornithine carbamoyltransferase → MKQDLLTFSNWTPEAMHKLLNLAVEIKQSPSSYSNVLAGKSVVALFEKPSLRTRVSFDIGINRLGGHMVYLDSQGGKLAGREDAVDMAANLACWADAIVARVFSHKTLEQFSTASKVPVVNALCDKYHPCQALADYLTVFERFGKTQGITMAYIGDGNNVTHSLLIAGALIGCNQVVVTPEGHECDAEIVAHAKKLAEQTGATIVESHDVSAANGADVIYADTWLSMGDETPLADIKAKFMPYQVNEALMESTGASYVMHCQPAHRDLEITGSLIDSDKSLLMQQAENRMHGQNAILTQLLSA, encoded by the coding sequence ATGAAACAAGACCTACTGACTTTTTCCAATTGGACACCCGAAGCAATGCATAAGTTGTTGAATTTGGCTGTTGAAATTAAACAATCACCTTCAAGCTACAGCAATGTATTAGCCGGAAAATCGGTAGTCGCCTTGTTTGAAAAGCCATCTTTACGTACCCGTGTCAGCTTCGATATTGGCATTAACCGCTTAGGCGGCCACATGGTGTATCTTGATAGTCAAGGTGGAAAACTTGCTGGCCGTGAAGACGCGGTTGATATGGCTGCAAACTTGGCCTGTTGGGCTGATGCGATAGTGGCCCGAGTTTTTTCTCACAAGACCTTAGAGCAGTTTTCTACTGCCTCTAAAGTACCTGTCGTTAATGCACTGTGCGATAAGTATCACCCTTGTCAGGCATTGGCAGACTACCTTACCGTATTTGAACGCTTTGGTAAGACCCAAGGCATTACCATGGCGTACATTGGTGATGGCAATAACGTCACTCACTCTTTGTTAATTGCAGGTGCGTTAATAGGCTGCAATCAGGTGGTAGTTACTCCTGAAGGTCACGAATGTGATGCCGAGATTGTCGCGCACGCCAAAAAGCTTGCCGAACAAACTGGCGCGACCATTGTTGAAAGCCATGACGTTAGCGCTGCAAATGGCGCCGATGTGATCTACGCTGATACCTGGTTGTCGATGGGTGATGAAACGCCTTTGGCTGATATTAAAGCGAAATTTATGCCTTATCAGGTTAACGAGGCGCTGATGGAATCTACTGGTGCAAGCTATGTAATGCACTGCCAACCAGCACACCGCGACCTAGAAATTACAGGTTCGTTGATTGATAGCGACAAGTCGTTATTGATGCAACAAGCCGAAAATAGAATGCATGGCCAAAACGCCATTCTCACTCAATTATTAAGTGCCTAA
- a CDS encoding argininosuccinate synthase — MQNVKKIVLAYSGGLDTSAIIPWLKENYDCEVVAFAADVGQGDEELEGLHEKAIASGASECHIVDLKEEFVREYIYPTIKTGAVYEGEYLLGTSMARPVIAKAQVEIALKVGADALCHGCTGKGNDQVRFESTFAALAPQLTVIAPWREWDMVSREDLLAYLAERNIETTASATKIYSRDANAWHISHEGGELEDPWQEPTKQIWTMTVDPEDAPDAPERVTLSFNEGELTHVDGEALSPYQALVKLNTVAAAHGVGRIDIVENRLVGMKSRGCYETPGGTVMLKAYKALETMVLDKAALKYREQIGLEFSHVMYDGRWFTALNDALLAGAESFAKKVTGDIVVKLYKGQATVTQRRSPNSLYSEDFATFGADDVYDQKHAEGFIRLFSLSSRISALKNQG, encoded by the coding sequence ATGCAAAACGTAAAGAAAATCGTACTCGCCTATTCAGGCGGCCTTGACACTTCAGCCATCATTCCATGGCTTAAAGAAAACTACGACTGTGAAGTTGTTGCCTTTGCGGCCGATGTTGGCCAAGGCGATGAAGAGCTTGAAGGCTTACACGAGAAAGCCATTGCTTCTGGTGCTAGCGAATGTCACATCGTTGACTTGAAAGAAGAGTTCGTACGCGAATACATCTACCCTACCATTAAAACCGGTGCGGTATACGAAGGTGAATACCTACTTGGTACGTCGATGGCGCGCCCTGTTATTGCTAAAGCGCAGGTAGAAATCGCCCTTAAAGTAGGTGCAGATGCACTTTGTCACGGTTGTACCGGTAAAGGTAACGACCAAGTACGTTTTGAAAGTACGTTTGCGGCCCTTGCTCCACAGCTTACTGTAATTGCGCCATGGCGTGAGTGGGACATGGTATCTCGTGAAGACTTATTGGCCTACTTGGCTGAACGCAATATCGAAACCACAGCCTCTGCTACCAAAATTTACAGCCGCGATGCAAACGCATGGCATATTTCTCACGAAGGTGGGGAATTAGAAGATCCATGGCAGGAGCCTACCAAGCAAATCTGGACCATGACAGTTGATCCAGAAGATGCGCCAGATGCGCCAGAGCGCGTGACGCTTTCATTTAACGAAGGTGAACTTACTCACGTTGACGGTGAAGCTTTATCGCCTTACCAAGCATTGGTTAAGCTAAACACAGTTGCCGCAGCACATGGTGTTGGCCGTATCGATATTGTTGAAAACCGTTTGGTTGGCATGAAGTCTCGTGGTTGTTATGAAACACCAGGAGGCACGGTAATGCTTAAAGCATACAAAGCCCTTGAAACTATGGTGCTTGATAAAGCTGCGCTTAAATACCGCGAGCAAATTGGCCTTGAGTTCTCTCACGTAATGTACGACGGCCGTTGGTTCACAGCCTTAAACGATGCCTTACTAGCAGGCGCAGAATCTTTCGCTAAGAAAGTGACTGGCGACATCGTAGTGAAGCTTTATAAAGGTCAGGCGACCGTTACTCAACGTCGTTCACCGAACAGCCTATACTCTGAAGATTTTGCTACCTTTGGTGCAGATGATGTTTACGACCAAAAACATGCTGAAGGCTTTATTCGTCTGTTCAGTCTTTCAAGTCGTATTTCTGCATTGAAAAACCAGGGTTAA
- the argC gene encoding N-acetyl-gamma-glutamyl-phosphate reductase, producing MYNVSIIGASGYTGAQLVQLVHQHPALSLDGTYVSENSADAGKNIAALHGNLAHLNYTLTPISNDILVELATKMDFVLLATPHEASHDWMETLSAGKAKILDLSGAFRIKDTQVFEQFYGFPHTAKASLQEAVYGLAEWYEDDIAQADIIAVPGCYPTASLSALKPLAANGLLDNAVRPVINAVSGVSGAGRKASLTSSFYEVSLQAYGVLGHRHTPEIEAYLATPVIFTPHLGNFKRGILATVTVKLNKGVTSAQLDAAFTEAYTNAPLVRLRSSFPKIDDVAHTPFVDLHWKLDETSGYAVVTAAIDNVMKGAASQAIQCLNIMTAQPVETGLVQ from the coding sequence ATGTATAACGTATCGATTATTGGTGCCAGTGGTTACACCGGCGCACAGCTAGTTCAATTAGTTCATCAACATCCTGCTTTGTCGCTTGATGGGACTTATGTCTCAGAAAATAGTGCCGATGCAGGCAAAAACATTGCGGCACTTCATGGCAACCTAGCCCACCTCAACTATACGTTGACGCCTATTAGCAATGACATATTAGTAGAGTTGGCAACCAAAATGGACTTTGTGCTGTTGGCGACTCCTCATGAAGCTAGTCACGATTGGATGGAAACCTTGTCTGCGGGCAAAGCGAAAATACTAGATTTATCTGGTGCGTTTAGAATTAAAGATACCCAAGTCTTTGAGCAGTTTTATGGCTTCCCTCATACCGCGAAGGCGAGTTTGCAAGAGGCGGTATATGGGCTAGCTGAATGGTACGAAGATGATATTGCACAAGCAGATATTATTGCCGTACCTGGCTGCTACCCTACTGCCAGTTTATCCGCGCTGAAACCTTTGGCTGCTAATGGCTTACTGGATAACGCGGTTCGCCCTGTGATCAATGCGGTATCGGGTGTATCCGGTGCGGGTAGAAAAGCCAGCCTAACGTCAAGTTTCTATGAAGTAAGCTTGCAAGCTTATGGCGTACTTGGCCATCGTCATACACCAGAAATTGAAGCTTATTTAGCAACCCCGGTTATATTTACCCCTCATTTAGGTAACTTCAAACGGGGCATACTTGCGACGGTTACGGTTAAACTAAATAAAGGCGTGACCAGCGCTCAATTAGATGCCGCCTTTACCGAAGCTTATACTAATGCGCCTTTAGTAAGATTACGTTCAAGTTTTCCAAAGATTGACGATGTGGCGCATACGCCTTTTGTTGATTTACACTGGAAGCTTGATGAAACATCTGGTTATGCAGTAGTGACGGCAGCTATCGACAATGTCATGAAAGGGGCTGCATCACAGGCCATTCAATGCCTTAATATTATGACTGCCCAGCCGGTTGAAACAGGACTCGTGCAATAA
- the argH gene encoding argininosuccinate lyase: MALWGGRFESGASSMFKQVNDSLPFDQVMASQDIQGSISWSRALQKAGVLTTDEQAQLEGALSDLKAKADAGELDFNASSEEDIHSFVESALIEQLGDIGRKLHTGRSRNDQVATDFRLWVREHIASLRSDVVAVIRSLLNAASRHQEAIIPGYTHLQRAQPIHFAHWCLAYVEMFKRDLSRLDDLKVRMNQCPLGSGALAGTTYPVDRHAIAEELGFDSPCLNSLDAVSDRDFVLELLFVASTSMMHLSRVAEDMIFYNSGEAGFLQLGDSVTSGSSLMPQKKNPDALELMRGKCGRVFGSLQALLVTMKGLPLAYNKDMQEDKEGAIDTVNQWHICLCIATEVLDSLQLNEDRCREAATQGFANATELADYLVGKGIPFRTGHDIAGKVVLEAIEAGCAIEDLPLASLQAVCDKIEDDVYTVLQLEYGVNQRNILGGTSKETVTKALYQELENLDKQG, translated from the coding sequence ATGGCATTGTGGGGTGGTCGATTCGAATCAGGCGCTAGTAGCATGTTCAAGCAGGTTAACGATTCGTTGCCGTTTGACCAAGTGATGGCAAGCCAAGATATTCAAGGCTCTATTAGCTGGTCTCGTGCACTGCAAAAAGCAGGTGTGCTAACCACAGACGAACAAGCACAACTTGAAGGTGCACTCAGCGACTTAAAAGCGAAAGCTGACGCGGGTGAATTAGACTTCAACGCTTCTAGCGAAGAAGACATTCATAGTTTTGTTGAGTCGGCGCTTATTGAGCAGCTTGGTGATATTGGTCGTAAGTTACATACGGGTAGAAGCCGTAACGATCAGGTAGCCACCGATTTCCGTTTGTGGGTACGTGAGCATATCGCTTCACTTCGTAGTGATGTTGTAGCCGTTATTCGCTCACTCCTTAATGCCGCAAGTCGTCACCAGGAAGCCATTATTCCTGGTTACACCCACTTGCAACGTGCTCAGCCTATTCACTTTGCGCACTGGTGCTTAGCGTATGTTGAAATGTTTAAGCGCGACTTAAGCCGTCTAGACGATTTAAAAGTACGCATGAACCAGTGTCCGCTTGGCTCTGGTGCATTGGCTGGTACAACTTACCCGGTTGACCGTCACGCTATTGCCGAAGAACTGGGATTTGATTCTCCGTGCTTAAACAGCCTAGATGCGGTTTCGGACAGAGACTTCGTATTAGAACTTCTGTTTGTTGCGAGCACCAGCATGATGCATTTGTCTCGCGTGGCTGAAGACATGATTTTTTATAACTCTGGTGAAGCGGGCTTCTTGCAGCTTGGCGATAGCGTAACCTCAGGTTCGTCGTTAATGCCGCAAAAGAAAAACCCGGATGCACTTGAGCTTATGCGTGGTAAATGTGGCCGTGTATTCGGTTCACTTCAAGCCTTGCTTGTAACCATGAAGGGCCTTCCTCTTGCGTACAACAAAGATATGCAAGAAGACAAAGAAGGCGCTATTGATACAGTAAACCAATGGCATATATGCTTGTGTATTGCTACCGAGGTGCTTGATTCATTGCAGCTTAATGAAGACCGTTGCCGCGAAGCTGCCACACAAGGTTTTGCTAACGCCACTGAACTTGCCGACTACTTAGTAGGTAAAGGTATTCCGTTTAGAACGGGTCATGATATTGCCGGTAAAGTGGTACTAGAAGCTATTGAAGCAGGTTGCGCGATTGAAGACTTACCTTTGGCAAGCTTACAAGCGGTATGCGATAAAATTGAAGATGATGTTTATACCGTATTGCAATTAGAGTATGGCGTGAACCAACGCAACATTTTAGGTGGCACTAGCAAAGAAACAGTGACAAAAGCACTGTATCAAGAGCTAGAAAACCTCGACAAGCAAGGGTAA
- a CDS encoding flagella assembly protein FlgT middle domain-containing protein: MKGYFRLGIAVITMWHGAAMAVWVQGEASLNFTGADLDSVRPTVIKNAIADASYKSGSVIAAEDVLINGLILSSKAELRTAGRIQRVEIISESVQDNVLSVVVNVNLTPLFDCEPNRFQKRLLVTHFALLDSRQAATGGIYNIGKHITQRFAQQLKNTADTPNVMQISQAMTNADMWSAEALSGVELQQKSTYLRDTYGQQFALFGYIKDVSLFEQIAQSESFFDSDEVAVRRNFTLQVFVLDTFRQRIIYNDSYHSEADWGFENSYQVDTNNSLFWRSEYGRMVLNTVNAAVTDISAAITCEPTFARVVNTSNQQLIVDLGIAQGIREGDSFQLYKQQSLPVLLSPTKSVMLPVENGQFAITHLGDEVSVLKVEGAESAVHLYDIVSPVQKKDAN, encoded by the coding sequence ATGAAAGGCTATTTTCGTCTGGGTATAGCAGTAATAACCATGTGGCACGGCGCAGCCATGGCCGTTTGGGTACAAGGTGAAGCTAGTCTCAATTTTACCGGTGCAGACTTAGATTCTGTACGCCCTACGGTGATTAAAAATGCGATTGCCGATGCGTCGTATAAGAGCGGAAGTGTTATTGCCGCCGAAGATGTTTTAATTAATGGGTTAATACTTAGCAGTAAAGCCGAGCTTCGTACCGCGGGTCGAATACAGCGGGTTGAAATCATTAGCGAAAGCGTTCAAGACAATGTGCTATCGGTAGTGGTGAATGTTAATTTAACCCCTTTATTTGACTGCGAACCCAATCGTTTTCAAAAGCGTTTGCTGGTGACCCACTTTGCCTTACTCGATTCACGACAGGCGGCCACAGGCGGTATTTATAATATTGGTAAACACATTACGCAAAGATTCGCGCAGCAACTGAAAAATACTGCAGATACGCCTAACGTTATGCAAATATCACAGGCCATGACAAACGCCGATATGTGGTCTGCCGAAGCGCTATCAGGAGTAGAGTTGCAACAAAAATCTACCTACTTACGTGATACCTATGGTCAGCAATTCGCACTCTTCGGCTATATAAAAGACGTCAGCTTGTTTGAGCAGATAGCACAAAGTGAATCTTTTTTTGACAGTGACGAGGTGGCGGTTAGACGCAACTTTACCCTTCAAGTCTTTGTGCTAGATACCTTCAGGCAACGCATTATTTATAACGACAGTTATCACAGTGAGGCAGACTGGGGGTTTGAAAATAGCTATCAAGTTGATACTAACAACAGCTTGTTTTGGCGCAGTGAGTACGGGCGAATGGTACTAAATACAGTAAATGCAGCGGTAACCGATATCTCTGCCGCCATTACCTGCGAGCCCACTTTTGCGCGAGTGGTTAATACGAGTAATCAGCAGTTGATTGTCGATTTAGGTATTGCCCAAGGTATTCGCGAAGGTGACAGCTTTCAGTTGTATAAACAGCAGTCATTACCGGTGCTTTTATCACCCACTAAGAGCGTTATGTTACCTGTAGAAAATGGGCAATTTGCCATTACCCATTTAGGTGATGAAGTGAGTGTGCTGAAGGTTGAAGGCGCTGAATCGGCGGTTCACTTATACGACATTGTTTCGCCCGTACAAAAAAAAGACGCAAACTAA
- a CDS encoding flagellar basal body L-ring protein FlgH encodes MKNRCQKVFLALIFTMTGCAQTVSQEEEVVASSPTNPKVEQRAISPTSDEPAPGDPTYAPPRAYSVEQVRIPSGSLFNPELAMGLYQRHSQYKVGDMILIKLDETTQSEKSLDYNQDKNSTFDIEPLTVRVGGIQIEGDDLEVDHEQDSEFTSSAQSSQSNSLQGSITVYVTAITPAGNLLVTGEKWITMNKGKEYIRFSGEVRKQDVDESNTVVSSKVGNALIEYSGTGDLQENQERSVIDKLFAIFG; translated from the coding sequence ATGAAAAATCGATGCCAGAAAGTGTTTCTTGCCCTTATCTTTACAATGACCGGTTGCGCCCAAACGGTTTCACAAGAAGAAGAAGTGGTGGCAAGCAGTCCAACCAATCCAAAAGTAGAGCAACGCGCTATCTCGCCCACCTCTGATGAACCTGCACCAGGCGATCCTACTTATGCCCCGCCGCGGGCTTATTCTGTTGAACAAGTTCGTATTCCTAGCGGCTCTTTATTTAATCCAGAGTTGGCCATGGGGTTATATCAGCGTCATAGCCAGTACAAAGTTGGCGATATGATTTTGATAAAGCTGGATGAAACCACCCAGTCTGAGAAGTCACTCGATTACAACCAAGATAAGAACAGCACCTTTGATATAGAACCTTTAACTGTGCGGGTAGGGGGAATTCAAATTGAAGGTGATGATCTTGAAGTAGACCATGAGCAAGACAGCGAATTTACCAGTTCGGCCCAATCAAGCCAGTCAAATTCACTGCAAGGAAGTATAACGGTTTACGTTACCGCGATTACACCAGCGGGAAACCTGCTGGTCACCGGGGAAAAATGGATAACCATGAATAAAGGGAAAGAATATATTCGTTTTTCAGGTGAAGTACGCAAGCAAGATGTGGATGAAAGCAATACGGTGGTGTCTTCAAAAGTGGGTAATGCACTTATTGAATATAGCGGCACCGGAGATTTGCAAGAGAACCAAGAGCGCTCTGTAATAGACAAATTGTTCGCAATATTCGGTTAG
- the argB gene encoding acetylglutamate kinase: MNSSPVVIKVGGALLDDAAAMQKLFLSIKQVSESRPVAVVHGGGPLVETLMASLGLASTKIDGLRVTPDEHMPYICGALAGAANKQLCAAAIASGLTPVGLSLLDGNMVVCQPMAEKYGAVGIPSTADASFLKSALAQATLPIISSIGSSPEGRLLNINADQAATVVAELLDAELLLLSNVDGVLDADKQLIEVLNQDSIAELAQAGVITDGMKVKVDAALQSANTLGLPVYIASWAADITDILNKNTGTQVLPSLQAPERGVLGDAL; the protein is encoded by the coding sequence ATGAACAGTTCACCCGTTGTAATTAAAGTGGGTGGCGCGTTATTAGATGACGCTGCCGCTATGCAAAAGCTATTTTTAAGTATTAAACAAGTCAGCGAATCACGCCCTGTTGCCGTGGTTCACGGTGGCGGCCCTTTGGTTGAAACCCTAATGGCAAGCTTAGGCTTGGCAAGCACCAAAATTGATGGCCTTCGAGTAACCCCTGATGAACATATGCCGTATATCTGTGGTGCGTTAGCGGGCGCAGCAAACAAACAATTATGTGCTGCGGCGATTGCCTCAGGATTAACGCCCGTCGGCCTTTCTTTACTTGATGGCAATATGGTAGTGTGCCAACCGATGGCTGAGAAGTATGGCGCTGTAGGTATTCCTTCAACTGCCGATGCCTCTTTCCTTAAGAGTGCGCTAGCGCAAGCCACATTACCGATAATAAGCTCAATTGGCAGCAGCCCTGAAGGTCGCTTGTTGAACATCAACGCCGACCAAGCCGCGACAGTGGTTGCCGAACTGCTTGACGCTGAATTGCTGTTGTTATCGAACGTTGATGGGGTACTTGATGCTGATAAGCAACTGATAGAAGTGCTTAATCAAGACTCTATTGCCGAGCTTGCACAAGCTGGGGTCATTACTGATGGTATGAAAGTTAAGGTAGACGCCGCGCTGCAATCTGCCAATACCCTTGGACTCCCGGTTTACATTGCTAGCTGGGCGGCTGACATTACTGACATTTTAAATAAGAATACGGGCACGCAGGTATTACCTTCATTGCAAGCACCGGAACGTGGCGTACTAGGAGACGCATTATGA
- a CDS encoding ATP-binding protein, translating to MTFLRKLNPARAIMGRLFLWFWATFIFTAVLAGWGSRFFFEELEVNTPSVKELDQLERVLDGINSDNAMRGPLRVAIDRSARALRGRAIAVHVESGRVIASGGPPLREEDRKDIQRIVDQKVPITLNRGALKITGPVFFERDGKRFALFFAKFEPLGEKSPPFMLFLCIAIVTTFLLSWLFAKSLTRPILRIQKSARLLSNGDWDTRIDNTDKRQDELGQLGRDFNSMANQLEKMWSAQKRLLADISHELRSPLARLQMALGLAHQQNVDPASLARIEREAERMEALVTQLLELSRAENGVTTFSSYSLSLLFRDIFTDGQFEAANSNKALDIDEIPKLTVLVDQVLLCRAVENVLRNAIRHSTYLTTVEFTVTETEWAVTICDDGEGLSSEECERVFAPFYRATLARERASGGVGLGLSIAKAAVELHHGAIKAVTREEGGLSVTLSFPRKLEDTQRA from the coding sequence ATGACGTTTCTACGCAAATTAAACCCAGCCCGCGCCATTATGGGGCGTTTGTTTTTATGGTTTTGGGCAACCTTTATTTTTACCGCTGTACTAGCAGGGTGGGGGAGTCGCTTTTTCTTTGAAGAGCTTGAGGTCAATACGCCTTCTGTAAAAGAACTCGACCAACTAGAACGTGTCCTTGATGGTATTAACAGTGACAATGCGATGCGTGGGCCATTGAGAGTGGCAATTGATAGAAGTGCTCGCGCTTTAAGAGGTCGAGCCATCGCAGTTCATGTAGAGTCGGGGCGTGTGATAGCCTCAGGTGGTCCTCCCTTACGCGAAGAGGATAGAAAAGATATTCAGCGTATTGTCGATCAAAAAGTACCTATTACGCTGAATCGTGGCGCCTTAAAGATAACTGGGCCTGTGTTCTTTGAACGAGATGGAAAACGATTTGCACTGTTTTTTGCGAAATTTGAACCGCTTGGCGAAAAATCCCCTCCTTTTATGTTGTTTCTCTGTATTGCCATTGTAACTACGTTTCTATTGTCATGGTTATTCGCAAAATCGCTTACCCGTCCAATTCTACGCATTCAAAAGTCTGCTCGCTTACTATCAAATGGCGATTGGGACACGCGTATTGATAACACGGATAAGCGCCAAGATGAGCTAGGTCAGTTGGGTAGAGATTTCAATTCAATGGCTAATCAGCTGGAAAAAATGTGGAGCGCCCAAAAGCGCTTACTGGCGGATATATCCCACGAACTACGTTCTCCCCTTGCACGCTTGCAAATGGCTCTTGGCTTGGCGCATCAGCAAAATGTTGACCCTGCGTCACTAGCTCGTATTGAACGAGAAGCTGAGCGTATGGAAGCCCTAGTCACGCAATTGTTGGAACTAAGTCGCGCTGAAAACGGGGTGACCACCTTCTCTTCCTATTCTTTATCTCTGTTGTTTCGCGACATTTTTACCGATGGGCAGTTTGAAGCCGCGAATAGTAATAAAGCCCTCGATATAGACGAAATACCCAAGCTGACTGTATTGGTAGACCAAGTTTTACTTTGCCGTGCGGTAGAGAACGTATTACGTAACGCCATCCGCCACAGCACATACTTAACAACGGTTGAGTTTACGGTGACTGAAACCGAGTGGGCAGTGACCATTTGCGACGATGGTGAAGGTTTATCAAGTGAAGAGTGCGAACGGGTATTTGCTCCTTTTTATCGTGCAACCCTAGCCCGAGAAAGAGCTTCTGGCGGGGTAGGCCTGGGCTTATCCATTGCAAAAGCTGCCGTAGAATTGCATCATGGCGCAATAAAAGCAGTGACAAGAGAAGAAGGTGGCCTAAGCGTCACACTATCCTTCCCTCGTAAGTTAGAAGACACTCAACGCGCATAG